From the genome of Neorhodopirellula lusitana:
GAAGATCAGCTCCCATGCTTCGAGCTTGACGCCGGGTGATTCTCCACATATCCCGCATCATCATGACGATGAAGAGTTCCTGGTCATGCTGTCGGGAGAAGCTGACCTACATTTCGGCGACGGACCGGACGATCCATCACCGGAGTTGGTTCGTGTGAAACCCGGTGATTTCGTGTTCTATCCTGCTTTCGCTGAACACGCGATTTCATGTCCGGACGACGCGACGGAGCCGGCGCAGTACTTGATGTTTCGCTGGAATGCCTCAGCTGCCTGGGGCGATGAGGTTTCCGAACCCATGGTGCGTCAAAAACCTCGCAACATCAATGATTACTATCCAGCAACCGGCAGCGGGTTCGCCTCACGCTTGATCGAGGAAGGCCCCACCACGTGCTTGTCGCTTTTGCATATGCATGCCAGCACGGTCGAACAAGGGAGCGGCTATCCGAGTCATGAAGATGAATACGACGTTGCCATTGTGTTGCTAGAAGGCGCGGTGGAAACATTAGGGAAACGAGTGCAAGCTCCCGCTGTCCTGTTTCATCCAGCGGGCACCTCGCATGGCTTGCAAGCTGTCAGCGAATCACCAGCCCGCTACATGGTGCTTGAGTTTCATCACGCGGCCGACCCGGATCTCCCGCCGCCACGCCAAGTGAGTCTGTTACGCCGTCACTTGCAGGATTGGTGGCAACGATGTCGTCCGCCGCAATCCCATCGACCGCGATGAAGTGGGCGTTTGTCTCCACGCTCGGTTTTCCTCCTGAACGCACCGGCGGTGCTCAGCAATCGGTGATGGCTTTGTGCCGCGCATTGCAGGCGACTGGTGACACGACAGCGATCGCGTGCGCCCATCAGGAATGGACGCCCCCGGGCCTGTTGAGTCGCCGTCCGCTGATCCGCTACCTCGTACCCAATGCTCCGAGTCGACGCCAACACGATGGGGTGGATCAGTGGCGGTTTCGGCGGTTTGATGAAACAGGCTGGGATGCTTGGGCGGTCGCGATCCGGCGTTGGCTCGCGAGGTTCGCTCCCGATGTGGTGGTGGTGGATGCAGGACTGACTCGCGACATCGCTGCGTTGTTGGCCTCGGACTACCGGACATTGGTCTCACTGCGTGATGTGGAGTTTCAAGCTCAAAGCCGATTGGCGTCACCGACGCCGTTCCCCTCCAACGCCACTTACTTTGCCAATTCCGAGTTCACCGCTGGCCGTTTTCGAGAAGCCTTCGACCTTCCTTGTGCCGTCATTCACCCCGCCGTTGAGCAGCGTCAGTTCGTTCGCACTGCGCCTGATGAAGGCGAACGAATTCTGTTCATCAATCCCGATCCGCGAAAGGGTTGGGCGTTAACGCTCGAATTGATTCGCCAGCTTCCACAGTTCGACTTTCGTATCCAGGAGTCGTGGCCGCTATCCAGCGAAACGCATGCCGCCGTGCAAGCCGAGATCAGCAAGCATCCGAACGCAGTGTTCCACCCCACCGTCGCGGATGTGCGAGACGCGTTCCAAGATGCTCGTTGTCTCATCGTTCCTAGCAATTGGGAAGAAGCTTGGGGCCGCGTTGTGACGGAGGCCCAAATCTACGGAATCCCCGTTGTCGCCCGCGAGATCGGTGGTTTGCCGGAATCCGTGGGCGATGGGGGCTTGGTTCTGCCGGTCGACACCGATGTCAGGGGATGGGCAGACGCGATCACATCGGTCATGACCGACGATGGTCTCCGCGATGATCTGATCCGTCGCGGAAAGACTCACGTCGACACGCACTTGGCATCGCCTGCCGCGCAAGTCCGCCAGTTGCGGGACCTTGCTGGCGTTTCGAATTCGCCCCTGTGCTGACTCCTACACTTCCCCTCGTGCGTCGTTTCGCCTGAGGTTCTTTCGGTCTGTGCCATGGTAAGTTTCGGGCATGAGCTGGAAGCTTCGTCTGTCTCGTCGGACTTGCCCTATGGGATTTGAAGTGAAGAAATCTGGGACTCAAAAAACCATGACCATATCTGAAACTGATCAGCTAACACGCGGCCAAGTCGACCGCGTCATCATGATGGCGTGGGAGGATCGCACCAGCTTTGATGCCATCCGTGAACAGTTTGGTTTAACGCCCGGCGACGTGATCAAGCTGATGCGGTGCGAGTTGTCATTAAACTCGTTCAAGATGTGGCGAAGGCGAACTCAAGGGCGGAGCACCAAGCACGAGGCCAAGTTTGTTGAGACCAACGCCGGAGATCAAATGCGTCGCTTTCGGGCTCAATCTCAGCGGGGCTGATCTGTGTTTTGGGGTGATTCTGTCCGCGTCGTGACGGAAATCCTGTGTCGTGACGGAAATGAAGTGAGCCACTCGTTGAATGGACGGCTCCACCGCTCCTGTCTTAGTAGGTCGAGAGCCATCTCCTGCTTTTAGCATTGCCAAGACTCGCACCCCGCCTGACCGTGATTCTGCACAACAATCGGCCGGAAGGTGTGCGTCCATGCACTCTTGAAGGCGAGTACGATGGTTTATCAGCGGATTCTTCTCTCGACGGTGTATGGTGAGGTAAAGCCAATGTTTAGCGGTGATCCGCAATGAACGGGTATCCGTGTCCGTCCATGGGCAGCGTTCGCGAGCGATCGGCCGGACTGTGGATGTGCTGGATTTCAATTCTGGAATGTCGGCATGTCGATTGCTGTTTAGCCGATTGATCTTGGTCAGTGAGGCTAAATCGAAATACGTGTTGAATCAGGATGCCAAACGAATGTGTCAGACCGGATCGACTTCACTTGAATATCACTAGGTTTGGTGGATGAGTACTCCCACTGCGAATCCCTCAAACGCCTCTGCTGCAAAGAGCAAGGTTTCATCCCGCGCCGGCGATCGAATCGAAGATGCGGCCCGAGGGATGATTCAGTTGCGAGTGTGCTGGGTCATGCATTGGTTGTCCTTGGCAGGCCGGGATGTTCCTGATTCGCTGGAACCGGTGCATCAACTTCGTGTTTGGTCACGTCGCACATTGGCCTCGCTTCATACCTTCGCGGAGTTCCTACCACCAAGGGAATTGAAGTGGTTTGAAAAGCAAATGAATCGGGTTCGCCGGGCCGCTGGCGATGCACGCGACCTGGATGTGCTGTTGGAAAGCGGCAAGGCAAAGCACGGATCGCAGCGGAAGAGAATTCGTCGTCAATTCAAACGGGAGCGTCGTCATGCGCAGCGTCCGATTTGGCGTTTAAGGAAGAAGCTGATTGTGAAAAAACGTTTGCGTGAACATCTTGATGCGATGTTGACTGCAATCGCCTCCGACGATGATCGATCGCGTTCGGATGACTCTCTCCAGGCCTGGGCGGAAGTTCAGGTCACGCGGGCGACCGAAGAGTTGCTTTCAGCAGTGCCCTCCGATTTCTCTAATTTCGGAGCCTGGCACCAGTTGCGAATTAAGGCGAAGCAGATGCGTTACACGTTAGAACTGTTCACAGACATTTTGCCGAAGGCTCGCACCCAATCCTTCGCCCAAGTGGTTGAGGAAATTCAGGATCGGTTGGGCGTGATTAACGATCACGTCGTCTTGAGCAAGCGTTTAAAGAAGATGCAGGCCGAAGCGGCTAGACGATCGCGAGCCCAGAAATTCCGAAAGCTGGCACGACACGAACGTGAAGTTGCCAACGACCTTCTAGGGGATTTCATCAGTGACTGGGGCAAGATGGAATCGCTTCTGCGCAAAACTTAGCAAAAGACCACTTTTTGTTACGAACTCGCCTCACTGGCTCAGCCGTTTTCAGCCCGGGTCTTTCGGTCCTGTTCATCTTCGTAGGCAAGGTCGATCATGGTCAGGACAGAATTGACGTCGGCGGCCTTGGTTGAGAAAGTGAACTTACCGGTCAGTTTGAAATCGGGCGTGAGTTCGCTCTTTTCGTGCAGTTCCCACATTTCTTCGGCGTAGTGAGACTCCGCGAGCTCGGGAGCGTATTGGGCGTAGTACTGCGTGATATTGCGAACGTCGCGTTGCAACATCGTCTTGGCATTGTTGTTCCCCGATGCGTTCACGACCTGGGGAAAGTCGATGATGACCGGGCCGGTTTGATCTTGCAGAACATTGAACTCGGAAAGATCCCCGTGCACCAATCCCGCACATAGCATCCGCAGCACATAGATCATGACCGTCGC
Proteins encoded in this window:
- a CDS encoding glycosyltransferase; translated protein: MSSAAIPSTAMKWAFVSTLGFPPERTGGAQQSVMALCRALQATGDTTAIACAHQEWTPPGLLSRRPLIRYLVPNAPSRRQHDGVDQWRFRRFDETGWDAWAVAIRRWLARFAPDVVVVDAGLTRDIAALLASDYRTLVSLRDVEFQAQSRLASPTPFPSNATYFANSEFTAGRFREAFDLPCAVIHPAVEQRQFVRTAPDEGERILFINPDPRKGWALTLELIRQLPQFDFRIQESWPLSSETHAAVQAEISKHPNAVFHPTVADVRDAFQDARCLIVPSNWEEAWGRVVTEAQIYGIPVVAREIGGLPESVGDGGLVLPVDTDVRGWADAITSVMTDDGLRDDLIRRGKTHVDTHLASPAAQVRQLRDLAGVSNSPLC
- a CDS encoding TIGR03643 family protein → MTISETDQLTRGQVDRVIMMAWEDRTSFDAIREQFGLTPGDVIKLMRCELSLNSFKMWRRRTQGRSTKHEAKFVETNAGDQMRRFRAQSQRG
- a CDS encoding CHAD domain-containing protein is translated as MSTPTANPSNASAAKSKVSSRAGDRIEDAARGMIQLRVCWVMHWLSLAGRDVPDSLEPVHQLRVWSRRTLASLHTFAEFLPPRELKWFEKQMNRVRRAAGDARDLDVLLESGKAKHGSQRKRIRRQFKRERRHAQRPIWRLRKKLIVKKRLREHLDAMLTAIASDDDRSRSDDSLQAWAEVQVTRATEELLSAVPSDFSNFGAWHQLRIKAKQMRYTLELFTDILPKARTQSFAQVVEEIQDRLGVINDHVVLSKRLKKMQAEAARRSRAQKFRKLARHEREVANDLLGDFISDWGKMESLLRKT